One genomic window of Borreliella garinii includes the following:
- the recD gene encoding exodeoxyribonuclease V subunit alpha, with the protein MRDFLVLREFLKDKNKKFLTPELKLYEMIELLNINKKNYYKAQTLAKSINDENIVIFLIFLFNYYDKGHLRANIKLLAKDIQNTITLTKDNLEKTNKSYNKLIKMLKGLEIFGNLETINNIVSLLKKNNILMEFNKLKITTPLILENNIYIYTQKNYREEEELIKQIIKRLKNHKSELNDNQIQNIISNLNTSNLNKEQITSVRKALKSNFFLLSGGPGTGKTTTINYILKAINQTLNNKKKRLVAITAPTGKASLRLQTSIDYSFKNLEIECNTIQKLLGIKFINKKNLYDEENQLNFDVIIIDEASMVDAYTFLKLLKATPITTKLIIVGDKNQLPSVNEGNVYSSLLGIKKINNDNVEDLKENFRSNKEINLLSKAIYKEDSTLICKYINNNENIKLKEIEKINLKKDLIEYINNLYRKIPTFNLKLLKESRIETILETLLENIILSSKNFGKFGTKTLNEIIKNYLKKTYGNFIGQIIMITKTDYKNKLFNGERGIIFNENSKFYALFQRKNEKYKKINLDLLTNYEFSFATTIHKSQGSEYKHIKVILENNPFLTKELMYTAITRAKDSLEIISNKETILKLSKKASKRDSKILEHLNSFKEIDK; encoded by the coding sequence ATGAGAGATTTTTTAGTATTAAGAGAATTTTTAAAAGATAAAAACAAAAAATTCTTAACTCCTGAGCTTAAGCTTTATGAAATGATTGAACTTTTAAATATCAATAAAAAAAATTACTATAAAGCACAAACACTTGCAAAGTCCATAAACGATGAAAATATTGTAATATTTTTAATATTTTTATTTAACTACTATGATAAAGGCCACTTAAGAGCTAATATAAAGCTATTAGCAAAAGATATTCAAAATACAATAACATTAACAAAAGACAACCTGGAAAAAACCAATAAAAGTTATAACAAATTAATAAAAATGCTAAAAGGGTTAGAAATATTTGGGAATCTAGAAACTATTAATAATATAGTCTCACTTTTAAAAAAAAATAATATACTAATGGAATTTAATAAACTTAAAATTACAACTCCCCTAATCCTAGAAAACAATATCTACATTTATACTCAAAAAAACTATAGAGAAGAAGAAGAGTTAATAAAACAAATTATAAAAAGATTGAAAAACCATAAAAGTGAATTAAATGACAACCAAATACAAAATATAATATCAAATTTAAACACCAGTAATTTAAATAAAGAGCAAATTACATCAGTGAGAAAAGCATTAAAAAGCAACTTCTTTTTATTGAGCGGGGGCCCTGGAACAGGCAAAACTACAACCATTAACTATATCTTAAAAGCAATTAATCAAACATTGAACAATAAAAAAAAAAGATTAGTAGCAATTACAGCACCTACAGGAAAAGCTAGCTTAAGACTACAAACAAGTATTGACTATTCATTCAAAAATTTAGAAATAGAATGCAATACAATCCAAAAACTATTGGGAATCAAATTTATAAACAAAAAAAATCTATATGATGAAGAAAATCAACTAAATTTTGATGTAATAATAATTGACGAAGCTTCAATGGTAGATGCATATACTTTTTTAAAGCTATTAAAAGCAACACCAATAACTACTAAATTAATAATAGTAGGAGATAAAAATCAACTCCCATCGGTAAATGAAGGAAATGTATATTCAAGTCTTCTAGGAATAAAAAAAATAAATAACGACAATGTAGAAGATCTTAAAGAAAATTTTAGAAGCAACAAAGAAATAAACTTGCTCTCAAAAGCCATATACAAAGAAGATAGTACCTTGATTTGCAAATACATTAATAACAATGAAAATATTAAATTAAAAGAAATAGAAAAAATAAACTTAAAAAAAGATCTAATAGAATATATAAACAATTTATATAGAAAAATACCCACTTTTAATCTTAAATTACTAAAAGAATCAAGAATTGAAACAATACTTGAAACTTTGCTTGAAAATATAATTTTAAGTTCAAAGAATTTTGGGAAATTTGGAACTAAAACACTAAATGAAATAATAAAAAATTACCTAAAAAAGACCTATGGGAACTTTATTGGTCAAATAATAATGATAACTAAAACTGACTATAAAAATAAATTATTTAATGGAGAACGGGGTATCATTTTTAATGAAAATTCTAAATTTTACGCCTTATTTCAAAGAAAAAATGAAAAATATAAAAAAATAAATTTAGATTTACTAACAAATTATGAATTCAGCTTTGCTACAACAATACACAAAAGCCAAGGATCTGAATACAAACATATAAAAGTAATATTAGAAAATAACCCTTTTTTGACAAAAGAACTTATGTATACTGCAATAACAAGAGCTAAAGATAGCTTAGAAATAATTTCTAATAAAGAGACTATTCTTAAGCTAAGTAAAAAAGCTAGCAAAAGAGATTCAAAAATACTAGAACACTTAAACTCATTTAAAGAAATTGACAAATAA